The genomic stretch GACCCGCGCCCGTGAGGCCGCCACCCGCGCGGGCCTGTGGGACACGCTGGATACCGACTGGCTGCTGCTGGACGCCGAGATCCTGCCCTGGAGCCTGAAGGCCGAGGAGCTCATCAGGGGACAGTACGCCGCTGTGGGGGCCGCCGGGAACGCGGCGCTTCCGGCCGCTGCGGCGGCCCTTCAGGCGGCTCAGGCGCGCGGCGTGCCGGTGGCGGAGTGGCTGACGCGCACGCAGGAGCGCGCCGGGGACCTGCACCGCTACCGCGACGCGTACCGTGCGTACGTGAGGCGCGTGACCGGCCCTCAGGACCTGCAGATCCGCCCCTTCCACCTGCTCGCCTCCCAGGGGCGCGTGCATGACGACCGGGACCACCTGTGGCACATGACAACACTGGGCGCCCTGGCGGACGCCGATCCGGTCCTCTTCGGGCGGACCGCGCACCGCGTCGTGACCCTGGGCACTCCCGACGAGGCGCAGGCCACTGCCTGGTGGGACGCGCTGACCGCCGCAGGCGGCGAGGGCATGGTTGTCAAACCACTGGACTTCCTCCCGGCCGGGCGGCAAGGACAGCCCGCCGTGAAGGTCCGGGGACGTGAGTACCTGCGGATCATCTACGGCCCGGAGTACACCCGCCCCGAACACCTGACCCGCCTGAAGGCCCGCGCCCTGAACGCCAAGCGCGCCCGCGCCACCCGCGAATTCCACCTGGGCCTGGAGGGCCTGCACCGCTTCGCGGAGGGCGCCGCGGGCCGTGTGCACGAGTGCGTGCTGGGTGTCCTGGCGCTGGAAAGCGATCCGATCGACGTGCGGCTGTGATGCCCTCGCCTGCCACTCCGTTCTCCTGCGGCCTGGAGGGCCAGTCATGCTCCTGACCATCACCACCACCCACAGCCCGGCCACTGACCTGGGCTTCGTACTCATGAAGCACCCGGACCGCACCCTGGAACGGCCCCTGCCGTTCGGGAAGTCCCTGGTGTTCTACCCCGAGGCCACTCCGGAGCGCACCACCGCCGCGCTGCTCGTCGAGGTGGACCCGGTCGCGCTGTCCCGCGCCCCCGCGGGCGGCGAGTCCGGCACGCTCGAACCCTACGTGAACGACCGCCCCTACGCGTCCGGGAGCTTCCTGTCGGTGGCGCTGCGCGACGCGTTCGGGACCGCCATGACCGGCCAGAGCCGTGATCGCCCCGAACTGGCCGCCATGCCCCTGCCCCTTATCCTGACCCTGCCGTGCGTGGCCGCGCGTGGGCAGACAGACCTGCCAGAGCGGCTGTTCGGTCCATTGGGGTACGAGGTCGGGGTGCAGGCCATTCCCCTGGACGCCCTGTACCCCGAGTGGGGCGAGCGGCCGTACGTCACACTGACGCTGCGCGGCACGGTGCGGGTCGCAGACGCCCTGCGGCACCTATACGTGCTGCTGCCCGTTCTGGACGGCAAGAAGCACTACTACGTCGGTGAGGCCGAGGTGGACAAGCTGCTCCGGCACGGGCAGGACTGGCTGGACACCCACCCGGAACGGGACCTGATCGCGGCGCGGTACCTGCGGTTCCGGGGACTGGTGGCGCAGGCTCAGGCCCGACTGACTGACCAGCAGACCGACCCGCAGGACGCTTCCGACGCTGAGTCCTCAGCGGACACGCCGGTCATCCTGCCGCCCCGCGTGCACGACGCACGACTGGACGCCGTGGCGGCACTGCTGGAACAGACCGGAGCGCGGCGCGTGCTGGATCTCGGCTGCGGCGAGGGCAAACTGCTGCGCCGCCTGCTGCGCTCGCCGCAGTTCCGCGAACTGGTCGGCGTGGACCTCAGTGCCCGCAGCCTGGAGATCGCCGCCGAGCGTCTGAAACTGGATGAACGCCCCGAACTGCGGGACCGCGTGACGCTTCTGCACGGCAGTCTCGCCTACCCGGACTCCCGACTCAGGGGCTTTGACGCGGCCGCCCTGGTCGAGGTGATTGAGCACCTAGAACCGCACCGCCTGACCGCCCTGACCGACAATGTGCTGGGGCACGCGCGCCCTGGCACGCTGATCGTCACCACGCCCAACCGCGAGTACAACGCCACCTTCGAGGAGGCCCGCACCCTGCGGCACGCGGACCACCGCTTCGAATGGACCCGCGCCGAGTTCCAGGCCTGGGCTCAGGCGGCCGCCGAACAGTACGGGTACGCCGTGACCTTCCAGGACCTGGGGGACGTGCACCCCGAGTACGGACCCATCACGCAACTGGCCCTGTTCCAGCAGACTCCGGTCGCCTGACCCCCTACACTGCCCCCCATGCGTTCCCGTCCCGCCGCGATGATCTTCATTCTCCTGACAGCCCTGATCGACATCATCGGGATCGGGCTGATCATCCCGGTGCTGCCGGGGCTGGTGAAGGAACTGGCGGGGTCGGAGGTGGCGGGCGCGCGGACGATCGGGCTGCTGACGGCGGCGTACGCGGTGATGCAGTTCATCTTCGCCCCGATCCTGGGGGTGCTGAGTGACCGCTTCGGGCGGCGGCCGGTGCTGCTGTTCGCGCTGACGGGCATGGCGCTGGATTACCTGCTGCTGGCGTTCGCGCCGAATCTGGCGTGGCTGTTCGTGGGGCGCATCCTGGCGGGGATCACCGGGGCGAGCCTGACGGTCGCGAACGCGTACATCGCGGACGTCACGCCGCCCGAGGCGCGCGCGAGGAACTTCGGGCTGCTGGGCGCGACCTTCGGGGTGGGCTTCATTCTGGGGCCCGCGCTGGGGGGCCTGCTGGGCGAGTACGGGCTGCGCGTGCCGTTTCTCGTCGCGGCGGGCCTGACCGGCCTGAACGTCCTGTACGGTCTGTTCGTCCTGCCCGAGTCACTGCCGCCCTCGGCCCGGACGCGCGACCTGCGCCGGGGTGACCTGAACCCCTTAAAGCCCCTGGCGGCGCTGGCGCAGTACCCGATCCTGCGCAGCCTGACGCTGACGTTCGTGCTGCTGGGCCTTGCCGGGCAGGTGATCTTCAGCACATGGGTGCTGTACACCGAGCGCGTCCTGTCCTGGAGCCCGTCGCAGAACGGCGTGGCGCTGGCGTTCTTCGGCGTGCTGACCGCCGCCGTGCAGGGTGGCCTGATCGGGCCGTTCATCGCCCGCTTCGGCGAGCGGCGCACCATCATGACCGGGCTGGTCAGCAGCGTCCTGGAATTCCTGGTGCTCAGCGTCGCCCGCAGCGGCCCGCTGCTGTACGCGTCCCTGGTGGTGGGGGCGCTGGGCGGTCTCGCGAACCCCGCCATCCAGGGCCTGATCTCCCGTCAGGTGGGCGAGACCGAGCAGGGCCGCGTGCAGGGCGCCATCACCAGCCTGAACAGCCTCGTGGGCGTGGTGGGGCCCATCGTGGCGACCAGCGTGTACGCCGCCGGGGCCGGCGCGGGCTTTCCCGGCGCGGCCTTCCTGATGGGCGCCGCACTGTCCGTGATCGGCACGTTTGTTCTTCTGGGCGTCCTGCGCGGCCTTCCGGACACGGGGCGACCGGCGCAGGGCTAAGGGAGGACAGCGCGTGAGGGGCGGCCTTACTTCGGGCTCCCCTCTGCCGGGTCGCCACGCAGGACTTCCTCCGCGACGGTCAGGAACGCGCGGATGATGGGGTTGCGGCCGTCGCCGCGCCGCCATACGGCCACGATGTCCACGATCGGGGCGTCCTCGATGGGGCGGTAGGCGACGCCGGGCAGCGAGAGGCGGCTGAAGAACTCGATAGGGAGGAACACGCCGACGCCCGCCGCGACCAGCGAGAGCAGGGTGGGCACCTCGATGGCTTCCTGCACGACGTGCGGGGTAAATCCAGCGGCGGCGCACCAGCGCATGACCTGATCGAAGTACGTGGCGCGGATCTGCCGGGGGAAGAACACGAAGGCCTCCGCGCGCAGATCGCTGATCTTCAGTTTGCGTTTGCGGGCCAGGGGGTGCGCGGCGGGCAGAGCCGCCACCAGCGGCTGGCGCCACAACGCGCGGGAGTCGAGGCTGGGGTCACGCACGGGCAGCAGCATCAGGCCGATGCCCACCTGTCCGCCGCGCAGCGCGGCTTCCTGCTCCTGCGCGGTCAGTTCGCGCAGGTCCACGCTGACGTTCGGGTACAGCTCGCGGAAGCGTCGCACGATCTCTGGCAGGCCGCCGAACGCCAGGCCGCTGACGAAGCCCACACTCAGGCGACCCACCTCTCCGCGGGCGGCGCGGCGGGCGCGTTCGACGGTCTGTCCGGCCAGGGCGAGCGTCTCGCGCGCGCCGATCAGGAATTCCTGCCCGGCAGGGGTGAGCTGCACGCGGCGGGTGGTGCGCAGCACCAGGGGCACCCCGACCTCCTCTTCCAGGTTGCGGATGGAGTTGCTGAGGGCCTGCTGGACGACGAACACGCGTTCGGCGGCCCGCCCGAAGTGTTCCTCCTCGGCCAGGGCCACGAAGTGCCGCAGGTGACGCAGTTCGACCGACATTCCACTCAGCGTAGCGTCCGCCACCCACCAGTGTCAGTGGTGAATCCCATGAGAATTCCCTGTTGGAAGTGTGGGACCGGCGGGGCCTATGCTGGGCAGCATGACGCAGTCTCCCAAGAACACGGCCCCGCCTAACCGGCCCGCGCGCGCCGGCATGAACGCGCAGGAACGCCAGCAGCTCAACGCGGTCGAGACGCAGGAGTGGCTGGACTCCCTGGCGTACGTGTTCGCGGACGCCGGGGACAACCGCGCGGCGGAACTGCTCGAGGAACTCGATCACTACGCGTACTTCCACGGCGCGCCGATCACGTTCAAGCAGAACACTCCCTACATCAACACCATCGACGTCGATCAGCAGCCCGAGTACCCCGGTGACGCCGAGATCGAACGCAAGATCCGCAACATCATCCGCTGGAACGCCGTCGCCATGGTCATCAAGGCGAACAAGAACAGCGACGGGATCGGCGGGCACCTGTCCACCTACGCCAGCGCCGCCGAGCTGCTGGAGGTGGGCTTCAACCACTTCTTCCGCGGCCACGGCGCCGGGCAGGACCGCGACCTGATCTTCTACCAGGGGCACGCCAGCCCCGGCGTGTACGCCCGCTCCTTCCTGGAGGGCCGTTTCGACGAGGCCCGCATGAACCGCTTCCGCCGCGAACTGCAACCCGAGGGCGCGGGCCTCTCAAGCTACCCGCACCCCTGGCTGATGCCCGACTACTGGGAGTTCCCGACCGTCAGCATGGGCCTGGGCCCCATCCAGGCGATCTACCAGGCGCGCTTCATCAAGTACCTCGAGAACCGCAGCCTGAAACCCAAGGGGGACGCGAAGGTCTGGGCGTTCCTGGGTGACGGCGAGATGGACGAGCCGCAGAGCATCGGCGCGATCCGCTTCGCCGCGTACGAGAACCTCGACAACCTGATCTTCGTGCTGAACGCGAACCTCCAGCGCCTCGACGGGCCGGTGCGCGCGAACAGCAAGGTCATCCAGGAATTCGAGGCGCTGTTCCGCGGCGCGGGCTGGAACGTCATCAAGGTCATCTGGGACAGCAAGTGGGACGAACTGCTCTCCCGGGACTACAACGGCCACATCGTCAAGCGCTTCGAGCTGCTCGTGGACGGCGAATCGCAGCGCTACGCGGCGTTCGGCGGCAAGGAACTGCGCGAGAAGTTCTTCAACACCCCCGAACTCAAGGCCCTGATCGAGGGCTGGAGCGACGCGGACCTGGAACTGCTGAACCGCGGCGGGCACGACATCAACAAGATCTACGCCGCGTACGCCTCTGCCGTGAAGCACCAGGGCAGCCCCACCATCATCATTCCGCGCACCATCAAGGGCTACGGCCTCGGCGAGAGCGCCCAGGCCCGCAACGTCGCCCACCAGGTCAAGAAGCTCGACTTCCACACCCTCAAGGACCTGCGCGACACGCTGGAACTCCCCCTGACTGACGAGCAGGTCGAGCACCTCGAGTACTACCACCCCGGCCCCGACAGCCCGGAAGTGAAGTACGCCCTGGAACGCCGCGCGGCGCTCGGCGGGCCGATTCCCGCCCGCAAGGTCGAGTACCCGCACCCCACCATCCCGAACGGCGAATTCTACGAGGAGTTCGCCAAGGGCAGCGGCGACCGTCAGGTGAGCACCACCATGGCCGCCGTGCAGATCATCAGCAAACTCCTGCGCGACAAGGAGATCGGCAAACTCGTCGTGCCCATCGTGCCCGACGAGGCCCGCACCTTCGGCATGGACGCCCTGGTGCCCCGCATCGGCATCTACTCCCCGCGCGGCCAGACGTACACCCCGGTCGACAGCGGCTCCCTGATGGCCTACAAGGAAAGCGTGGACGGCCAGATGCTCGAGGAGGGCATCACCGAGGACGGCGCGATGGCCTCCTGGATCGCGGCGGGCACCGCGTACGCCAACCACGGCGTGCCGACCATCCCGTTCTTCGTGCTGTACTCCATGTTCGGCATGCAGCGCGTCGGTGACCTCGTGTGGGCCGCCGCCGACCAGCGCGCCCGCGGCTTCATCCTCGGCGCGACCGCCGGCCGCACCACCCTGGCCGGCGAGGGTCTCCAGCACCAGGACGGCAACAGCCACCTCCAGGCGTACGTCGTCCCGAACCTCAAGACCTACGACCCGGCCTTCGCGTACGAACTGGCCGTGATCATCGAGAGCGGCATCCAGCGCATGTACGTGGACGGCATTGACGAGTTCTACTACGTCACCATCGACAACGAGAACGAGGTCCAGCCCGCCATGCCCGCCGACGGCCGCAGCCACGAGGAGATCCGCGAGGGCATCATCCGCGGCCTCTACCGCCTGAACCGCAGCCCCATGAAGAAACCCAAGCTCCAGGCGCAGATCCTCGCCGGGGGCCCCGCCATGGGCGCCGCACAGGAAGCCGTCACCATGCTGGAGAAGTACGGCGTGGCCGCCGACCTGTGGAGTGTCACGAGCTACAAGGAACTCCACCAGGACGCCCTGCTGGCCCAGCGCCACAACATGCTCCACCCGACCGCCGAACCCCGCGTGCCGTACGTCGCGCAGCAGCTGAGCCGCGAGAACGCCCCCGGCGTCCTGATCTCGGTCAGCGACTACATCAAGCTCGGCGCGGACGGCCTGAACGGCCACCTCGATCGCAAACTCTGGACGCTCGGCACCGACGGCTTCGGCCGCAGCGAGGCGCGCAAGGAACTCCGCGACTTCTTCGAAGTGGACGCCAAGCACGTCGTCCTCGCCACCCTGTACGCCCTCCAGCGCGACGGCAAGATCAAGGGTGAAGTGGTCGCCCAGGCCATTGCCGACCTCGGCATCGACACGGAACGCGACGCTCCTGTCCTGCGTTAAAGGGTGACCGTTGATGGTTGATGGAACACCTGTCGACCATCAACCATCTCCTATCAACTATCAACCCCTCTCCGAAGGAGAACCAATCATGGCGACTGAACTGAAACTGCCCGACGTGGGCGACAACATTGAGCAGGGCACGGTCGTGACGGTGCTCGTGAAGGCCGGGGACAGCGTGACCGAGGGGCAACCCATCATCGAGATCGAGACCGACAAGGCTGTCATCGAGGTGCCCGCCGAGGCCACCGGGACCGTGGAGGCCGTGAACGTGACCGTGGGCGACACCGTGAAGGTCGGCGGTGTGATCGCCACCCTCAGCGGCGGTACCAGCACCCCGGCCGCCCCCGCCAGCGGCCCGGTCGACGAGGCCGAGGTCGGCAGCAGCAAGGCGGTCGCGCAGGCGCAGCAGGACGCGCAGAAGGAACAGGCCGGTGAGGCGGCCGCGCCCGCCGCCTCCGCTCCGGTCGCCAGCGCCGGCGGGCAGATCACCCTGCCGGACGTGGGCGACAACATCGAGCAGGGCACCGTCGTCAGCGTCCTCGTGAAGGAAGGCGACACGGTCAGCGAGGGCCAGCCCGTCATCGAGATCGAGACGGACAAGGCCGTCGTGGAAGTCCCCGCCAACGCGGGCGGCACCGTGACCGGCGTGAACGTGAAGGTCGGGGACACCGTCAAGGTGGGCGGCGTGATCGCCACCCTGGGCGGCGGCAGCGCCCCCGCCGCACCGGCCAGCGCGCCCGCCCCGGCTGCCCCTGCGGCCGCCCCGGCAGCCTCCACGCCGGCCAGCGCCCCCAGCGTCGTGAAGGTGAACATCAGCGGCGGCGAGCAGCCCGCCGCACAGTTCCCCAAGTCGCAGGGCACCCAGAACCCCCAGACCTTCGACGGCCGCACCGTCGTGGCCGCCGCGCCCAGCGTGCGCCGCCTCGCGCGGGAACTCGGCGTGGACATTCACGCCGTGCACGGCACCGGCATCGCGGGCCGCATCAGCGAGGAGGACGTGCGCCGCACCGGCGGCACCCCCACCGTCACCACGCCCGCCGCCGCCCCGGCCACCAGCACCCCCGCGGCCGCCGCCCCGGCCGTGGCCGCCGCGCCGCTGCCCGACTTCACGAAGTGGGGCACCGTCACCCGCGAGGACATGAGCGGCATCCGTAAGGCCACCGTCCGCTCCATGACCGCCAGCACCGCCATCCCCATGGTCACGCACTTCGACAAGGCCGACGTGACCGTCATGGAAGAGGTCCGCAAACGCTTCGGCGCGCGCGTGGAGAAGGCGGGCGGCAAGCTCACCATGACCCACATCCTCATGAAGGTCGTCGCGAACGCCCTGCGCAAATTCCCCAAATTCGGCGCCAGCCTCGACCTCGACGCCCAGCAGGTCATCTACAAGGACTTCGTGAACATCGGCGTCGCTGTCGATACGCCCGTCGGCCTGCTCGTGCCCGTCGTCAAGGACGCCGACCGCAAGAGCATCACCGACCTCGTCCTCGAACTGAGCGAACTGGCCGCCAAGGCCCGCGACCGCAAACTGAAACCCGACGAGATGCAGGGCGCCACCTTCACGATCAGCAACCTCGGCGGGATCGGCGGGCACGCCTTCACGCCCATCGTGAACAGCCCCGAAGTCGCCATCCTCGGCGTGAGCCGCGGCGGCATGGAACCCGTCTGGAACAGGGAGAAGGGTGAGTTCGAACCCCGCAACATGCTCCCCATCAGCCTCACCTACGACCACCGCCTGATCGACGGCGCCGACGCCGCCCGCTTCGTGCGCTTCATCTGCGAGTCGCTGGAAGACCCCTTCCTGATCTCGCTGTAAAGTAGGCTGAAGGCAACAGAGAAGACCCCCGCCACTCGGACGGGGGTCTTCTGTCTCTCGTGTGTCTGCGGGTTACTTGTCCTCGCTGAGGGCGAAGCCGCGGCTGAACTGTTCCTGCAGGGCGGTGAACACGATCAGGGGGGGCAGCATGGTGATGACGGCGCCCGCCATGACGGCGCCCCAGTCGGTCTGGCCGCCCACCTCGATGAGTTTGCGTAGGCCGACCTGCACGACCTGGTGGTCGTCGCGCTGCATGATGACCAGTGGCCAGAGGTACTGGTCCCAGGCGTACACGAACTGGATGACGGCCAGCGCGCCGATGGTGTTCCAGCTCATGGGGATGAGGATGCGGGTGAGGTAGCGCAGGGGGCCGCAGCCGTCGATGCGGGCGGCGTCGGCGAGGCTGGCGGGGATGTTCAGGAAGTGCTGGCGGAACAGGAATGTGCCGGTGGCGCTGGCGAGGAACGGCACGATGATCGCGGCGAATGAGTCGGCCCAGTTGAGGTCGCGGCTGACGAGGTCGAACAGCGCGACGATGAGGACCTCGGTGGGGAGCATCAGGGACACGAGGACCAGGGCGAACGCCGCGCCCTTGAGGGGGAAGCGGAAGTACACGAAGGCCAGCGCGGCCAGCAGGGCCAGGATGGTCTTGCCAGTGGTGACGGTGACGGCCACGATGAGGCTGTTGAGCATGGAGCGGCCCAGGTGGGCGTCCACCCACACGCGCTCGAGGTTGCTCAGGAATGCGCCGCTGGGCAGCAGGGAGGGGCTCAGGACCGCGCTGGACGGTTGCGTGGCCTTGATCAGCGCCAGGATCAGCGGGGCGCTGATCAGCAGTGCGGCCAGGATCAGCGCGGCGTGGGTGCCCCAGTCGCCCCGGCGGGCGCGCGGGGACGTGGCGGTGCGGGTGCGGGGCAGGTGGCGGTCACGCACCATAGTGCACCCGCCGTTCGCCCAGCCGGAACTGCATGAACGTCACGAACGCCACGAGGGCCAGCATCAGCGCGCCCTGCGCGGCCGCCGCGCCGGTCCGGAAGTTCACGAAGCCGTCCTGGTACAGCTGGTACACCAGGAACGTCGTGATCCCCGCGTGGCCCACGTACGGTCCGCCGCGCGTGAGCAGGTCGGTCAGCGCGAACGAGTCGAACAGCGCCGCGACGATGTTCGTGAATACCAGGAAGAACGTGACCGGGCTCAGCAGCGGGAACGCCACGCGCCAGAACACTTGCGCGGGGGTCGCCCCGTCGATCTGCGCGGCCTCCATGACGTCGGTCGGGAGGTTCCGGATGCTGGCCAGGTAGAACACGATGTTGTACGCCAGTCCCTTCCAGATGGCCGCGACCGTCACCAGCGCGAACGCCAACAGCGGCGTGTCCAGCCAGCGGGGGCGGACGCCCACCAGTTCACCCAGCAGCTGGTTCACCACGCCGATCTCCGGGTTGAACAGGAACAGCCACAGTGTCCCGGCAATGGCGGGACTCAGCGCGTACGGGTAGATCAGCAGCAGCCGGTACGCGCGTGACCCCCGGACGGGACGGCTGGCCAGCCACGCCAGCCCCAGCGACAGCAGCAGCCCGCCCGTGACGCTCAGCAGCGTGAACACCAGCGTCTGCAGCGCCACCTGCCGGTACGTGGCGCTGCCCAGCAGGTCCGTGATGTTCCCCAGGCCCACCCACTGCTCGGTGCCCAGGATCAGGTTCGCGCGGTACCCCGCCAGCCGCAGCGTGCGCAGGGTCGGCAGGTAGATGAACACCGCCAGGATCAGAAGGCTGGGCAGCAGGAACAGCCACGGCAGCGCCGCGCCCCGGAACACCGCCCGGTCCTCCCGCCCGCCCGCGTTCCTTTTCTGGCGGACGCTCAGCACGCCGCGCCCCTCGAATCGTCGGTCATACCCTCTCCTTCAACGCCGGGCGCGACCCGCCCCGGTCGGGGCGGGTCGCGCGGAGAGCGCTGTTATCTGAAGTTCGCGTTGTACTCGCCCAGCGCGGCGTCGGCGCGGGCCTTGGTGTCCTTCAGCGCGGCGTCCACGCCCTGGCCGCCCAGCACCTTCTGGAGGCCTTCTTCGATGATGCGGCGGGTCTGGATGGCCGCGCCGTTCAGGCCGCCGGCCGTGGCAGGGCTGGGCACGGTGCGGGTCAGCTGGTTGAACGCCACGAGTTGCAGCGGCGTCTGGCTGAACCAGCCCTGTTTGCGCAGCAGGTCGATGCTGCTCTGGCGCACGGGGTAGTACCCGGTGAGTTTGTGCCACTCGGCCATGTTCTGCGTGTTCGTCATGAACAGCGCGAAGTCCAGCGCGCCCTCGGCCTGGGCCTTGCTGACGCCCCGGCTGATCCACAGGCTGGCCCCGCCGATCACGACGCCGTTGCGTTTGCTGCCGTCCGGGATGGGCAGCGCGCCCACGCCGACCGTGAAGCCGTTCTTCTTCGCGGCGTCGCGGATGTTGCCGATGTCGGCGGTGGACGTGATGTGGAACGCGGCCTTCTGGTTCGTGAAGATGGCGTCGCTGCCGTCCCAGTCTTCCAGTTTGCCGGTGTAGGTGTAGTAGCCGCGGTCCTGCATGGTCTTGAAGAAGCTGAAGATGTTCTGCGCGGCTTTGCTGTCCAGGGTGGTGCTCGTGGCGCGGCCCTGGCGGCCGTTGCCGTTGTTCAGGAGGGTCTGGCCCTGCTGCGCCATCCACTGCTCGACGAACCAGCCGTTCAGGCTCATGCCGAAGCACTTGGCGTCCAGTTTCGCGGCCTCGATCTTCTGGCAGGCTTTCATCAGCGCGCCGAAGGTGGTGGGCGGCGCCTTGGGGTCCAGGCCCGCTTTCTTCAGCAGCTCCTGGTTGAAGTACAGGACCGGGCTGCTGGAGTTGAACGGCAGGCTGTTCACCTTCCCGCCGATCGTGTAGTAGTTGATGACCGGCTTGATGTAGTCGCTGAAGTCCACGTTCTTCACGCTGCTGACAGGCTGGAACGCGCCGCTGTCCAGCGCGAGCTGACTGCCCACCTCGAAGATCTGCACGAGGGCGGGGGCCTTGCCCTGCCGCGCGGCCAGGATGGTCGCCTGGAGGCTGTCGTTGTAGCTGCCCTTGTAGCTGGGCACGACCTTCACGCCGGGGTTGGCCTTGTTGAACGCGTCGGCGCGCGCCTGGATCCAGCCGCTGCGTTTGGCGTCCCCGAAGGAATGCCAGAACTCGATGATGGTCTGGGCCTGGGCGGCGGAGGCGGCGGGCCCGACCAGGGCCAGTGTCAGCAGGAGTTTCTTCACGTTTCGGAGGCTAGGCTCTCATGTTCAGGCGACAATCAGCGGCGCGTGACGGGACGGTCAGCGGGCCGTCGGCCCCCGGTCAGCTGGGCCCGCAGCGGGATGAGGCGGAGGTCAGGGGACCTTCAGGGCGGATCGTGCGGCCGGTGACGCACGCCGCCGGGAGCGGGCCGTACAGTCGGGGGCATGATCCTCGTGACTGCCGCCACCGGAAACGTGGGCCGTGAACTCGTGCCCCAGCTGCTGGAAACCGGGCAGCCCGTCCGCGCCGGGAGCCGCCACCCCGACCCGGCCCGCTGGCCGGACGCCGAGGCCGTCCCCCTGGACCTGACCGACCAGGACAGCGTGCGGGCCGCCGCGCAGGGCGTCACTGCCGCGTACCTGATCGTCCCGGAGACGCTGGAGGCCGCGGACGTGCAGGATACACTGCGCACCCTGCGGGACGCGGGCGTGGCGCGCGTGGTCCTCCAGAGCGGGTTCGGTGTGCAGGGCGAGGGGAACCTGCTCGGGGACGCCGAGGCCGCCGTGCGCGCCAGCGGCCTGGAGTGGACGATCCTGCAACCGAACTGGTTCATGCAGAACTACAA from Deinococcus soli (ex Cha et al. 2016) encodes the following:
- a CDS encoding carbohydrate ABC transporter permease; translation: MVRDRHLPRTRTATSPRARRGDWGTHAALILAALLISAPLILALIKATQPSSAVLSPSLLPSGAFLSNLERVWVDAHLGRSMLNSLIVAVTVTTGKTILALLAALAFVYFRFPLKGAAFALVLVSLMLPTEVLIVALFDLVSRDLNWADSFAAIIVPFLASATGTFLFRQHFLNIPASLADAARIDGCGPLRYLTRILIPMSWNTIGALAVIQFVYAWDQYLWPLVIMQRDDHQVVQVGLRKLIEVGGQTDWGAVMAGAVITMLPPLIVFTALQEQFSRGFALSEDK
- a CDS encoding carbohydrate ABC transporter permease; the protein is MLSVRQKRNAGGREDRAVFRGAALPWLFLLPSLLILAVFIYLPTLRTLRLAGYRANLILGTEQWVGLGNITDLLGSATYRQVALQTLVFTLLSVTGGLLLSLGLAWLASRPVRGSRAYRLLLIYPYALSPAIAGTLWLFLFNPEIGVVNQLLGELVGVRPRWLDTPLLAFALVTVAAIWKGLAYNIVFYLASIRNLPTDVMEAAQIDGATPAQVFWRVAFPLLSPVTFFLVFTNIVAALFDSFALTDLLTRGGPYVGHAGITTFLVYQLYQDGFVNFRTGAAAAQGALMLALVAFVTFMQFRLGERRVHYGA
- a CDS encoding ABC transporter substrate-binding protein, with protein sequence MKKLLLTLALVGPAASAAQAQTIIEFWHSFGDAKRSGWIQARADAFNKANPGVKVVPSYKGSYNDSLQATILAARQGKAPALVQIFEVGSQLALDSGAFQPVSSVKNVDFSDYIKPVINYYTIGGKVNSLPFNSSSPVLYFNQELLKKAGLDPKAPPTTFGALMKACQKIEAAKLDAKCFGMSLNGWFVEQWMAQQGQTLLNNGNGRQGRATSTTLDSKAAQNIFSFFKTMQDRGYYTYTGKLEDWDGSDAIFTNQKAAFHITSTADIGNIRDAAKKNGFTVGVGALPIPDGSKRNGVVIGGASLWISRGVSKAQAEGALDFALFMTNTQNMAEWHKLTGYYPVRQSSIDLLRKQGWFSQTPLQLVAFNQLTRTVPSPATAGGLNGAAIQTRRIIEEGLQKVLGGQGVDAALKDTKARADAALGEYNANFR